The window GGCAAGGGTGGCATCCGGTTTCACCCCGGCGTCACACTCGACGAAGTCCGGGCGCTTGCCACTTGGATGACCTGGAAGTGCGCCATCGTCCAGGTGCCTTTTGGCGGCGCCAAAGGAGGCGTGGTGTGCGATCCGAAAAAACTCACCACGAACGACCTGCAGACGATTACTCGCCGGTTCATCGAAGGTCTGGGTGACAACATCGGGCCCCATACCGACATCCCGGCACCCGACGTCAACACCGACGCGCGAACCATGGCCTGGATCTACGACGCCTACGAAGGGCTGCACCCGGGAAGAAACAACCTGCCGGTCGTGACCGGCAAGCCCCTTTCGATGGGCGGATCGTGCGGTCGCGGTGAAGCGACGGCCAGTGGCGCTCTCATCTGCGCCGCGCGCGCCGTTGAGCAGGGAATCGTGCCGGATCTTGGCTCGCTGGACGGAGCCACCGTGGTCATTCAGGGGTTCGGCAACGCGGGTCGGTAGCGGCCAGGCTGTTTGCCGACGCGGGCGCGCGGATCATCGCGGTCAGCGACTCGACCGGTGGGATCTTGAATCCGGCCGGCCTCGATCCGCTGTCGGTTCTCGAGCACAAGAGGGCCAATGGGTCGATCGCCGGTTTCCCTGGCTCCCGGCCAATCGGCAACCGCGATCCGGTCAGAATAGGTGCCACCCTCTTATCTAAGCCTTGTAGATTCTGAGACTTAGACTTCCCCCAGTCTCCAGGTGCCAGCCGAATACTGAGGGAACCCTCGGATCTGCTCGGCCCAGGTGCCAGCCGAATACTGAAGATCTCGCTCCAAGCGCGGCTGCACCCGTGACATATGATTCTCCCGTGTGACTGGCGCTCTTGTCTCCTGTGCCGGG is drawn from bacterium and contains these coding sequences:
- a CDS encoding Glu/Leu/Phe/Val dehydrogenase translates to MHNNVRGPGKGGIRFHPGVTLDEVRALATWMTWKCAIVQVPFGGAKGGVVCDPKKLTTNDLQTITRRFIEGLGDNIGPHTDIPAPDVNTDARTMAWIYDAYEGLHPGRNNLPVVTGKPLSMGGSCGRGEATASGALICAARAVEQGIVPDLGSLDGATVVIQGFGNAGR